Genomic window (Streptomyces yatensis):
GGCAGGTCTTCGGCCCGTGCGCGGTGGGCGGGCTGCAGCCGGAGTACGGACCCGGAACGCTGCTCGTCCCCGACCAGCTGGTGGACCGCACGAAGGCGCGTACCCAGACCTATTTCGACGGCGAGCCGCTGCCGGACGGCCGGATTCCGAACGTCGTGCACACCACCTTCGCCGACCCGTACTGCCCGGTGGGGCGGAACGCGGCCGTGGACGCGGCGCGCGGACGCGGCTGGGAGCCGGTGGACGGCGGGACGATGTGCGTGATCGAGGGGCCGCGCTTCTCCACCCGGGCCGAATCGCGCTGGCATGCGGCGCAGGGCTGGTCGGTGGTCGGCATGACGGGCCACCCGGAGGCGGTGCTCGCCCGTGAACTGGGGCTCTGCTACACGTCGTTGACGCTGGTCACCGACCTGGACGCGGGAGTGGAGACCGGCGAGGGCGTCACCCACACCGAGGTGCTGAAGGTCTTCGGGGAGAACGTGGGCCGACTGCGCGAGGTGCTCTTCGACGCGGTGGGCAAGCTGCCGGAGAACTCCGGGCGGGACTGCCTGTGCACCCATGCCCATGACGGCTGGGACCTGGGGATCGAGCTTCCGTAGGGGCGGCGCGGGAGGCTATGGGGAGGGCGCGCCGGGGCGGATATCGCTCGCCCGGGTGACCGAGTTTTCCACAGCCCGGTGGCCGTCCACAGGCCCGAGCGGGATCGGGTGGGGGCGGGCATGGTGAGGGGGCCAGAAGCACTCGGTCCCTCACGGCAGGCGGTGATGTGCCATGTCCCATCCGTCCCCCACCCCCACCCCCACCCCCACCCCCACCCTCGCGTTACCCCGCTCCGCTCCCCCGGCCCGCGCGGTGCCACGCTTCGATCCGGTGCGCACCGAGCGCTCCGGCGGATTCCGGCTGCGGCGGGCCGTGCGGCGGCGCCGCCGTGCGATGGCGGCCGGGCTGGCGCTGACGGCCGCCGCGCTCGCGGCCGCGGCACCACCCGGCCGGGGCCACACGGATGCGGAGTCCTCGCGGGCGCCCGCTCCGGCGGGCGAGGAGCGGCGGGGCGGCCCGCGCCCCGCGATGGTGTCGGCGCCGGTCCGGATCGCCGACGCGGCCGCGGCGCGGCTGCTGGACCCCGGTGACCGGGTGGATGTGCTGGCCACCCCGCTTCCGGACGCCACACGCGCCGGGTCGTCCGGTGCCACGGCACGGTTGGTCGCACGTGGGGTCCGGGTGGCCGAGGTGCCGGGATCCCGGAGCGGCAGCGCGGCGGGCGGCCGCTCGGCGGACGGTGAGATCGACGGCGGCGCGCGGGACGGCGGCGGTGTGCTGGACGGAGAGATGGACG
Coding sequences:
- a CDS encoding RcpC/CpaB family pilus assembly protein, which translates into the protein MSHPSPTPTPTPTPTLALPRSAPPARAVPRFDPVRTERSGGFRLRRAVRRRRRAMAAGLALTAAALAAAAPPGRGHTDAESSRAPAPAGEERRGGPRPAMVSAPVRIADAAAARLLDPGDRVDVLATPLPDATRAGSSGATARLVARGVRVAEVPGSRSGSAAGGRSADGEIDGGARDGGGVLDGEMDGGGALVVLTVPRADATALAGAAADSRMAVTLCHC
- a CDS encoding S-methyl-5'-thioadenosine phosphorylase is translated as MVETSRQADIGVIGGSGFYTFLDDVTEITVETPYGAPSDSLVLGDIEGRRVAFLPRHGRKHHLPPHRINYRANLWALRSLGVRQVFGPCAVGGLQPEYGPGTLLVPDQLVDRTKARTQTYFDGEPLPDGRIPNVVHTTFADPYCPVGRNAAVDAARGRGWEPVDGGTMCVIEGPRFSTRAESRWHAAQGWSVVGMTGHPEAVLARELGLCYTSLTLVTDLDAGVETGEGVTHTEVLKVFGENVGRLREVLFDAVGKLPENSGRDCLCTHAHDGWDLGIELP